The stretch of DNA ATGTCGCGGAAGCTCCAAGCCCAGTTAGCCGCGCTACCCTGTATTGCAAAATACCTGTACTTTTGAGAGTTTTCTGACATTTTCTCGAAAATGGTGTTAAAAACGAATATAATAGTTTCGTCGCGAGCAGCGTGGGTATTTGCTAATTTTTCACATCATAACGGTTCCCAACTTCAGCACGAGGAAGCACTAAGGAAATAATCTATCCTCTGCCCCCTAACTTACATCCTGGAAATTCAAATTCTTCAACTTGTTGCTATAACATGCCTTTAGAAGTAGCCTTTCTCGCGCTGTACTCGACTATTTAAAGGAGTATGGAGCCAAAGCCCGCGAAGAGGTCTAGGAGCCTCGCCCTGGCGAAGGCCTCGCTGACCCCTGGATCCTCAGGGGTTGTTCCTGTGCGGCGTCGCGTGCCTGTTCTCGAGGCCGATCAGCCTCTTGAACACGCGCAGGCCCGTGCCCTCGGGGAGCAGTGAGGCCGCGACGACAGCCCTAGCGCCTATGAGGGGCTTCCTAGTACACCAGAAGACCATCTCCCAGAATGGTGGCCTAGCGCCGCCAGCCTTCTCCTTCGCCGAGAACTCGTTCACCTCCCTGACGGGGAAACCTTCCGTCTCAATAAACCTGCGCCTTTGACTCATCGCAGATAAATACTTATCGCTTACCTATAACATTTCCCAAATCGGGAATTCGGGAAGCCTATACTATAGGTCAATCGGACTTGGATATACGTCGCCCCTATTAAACGAGAGTTTGTAGACTACAATGCACAGGTCATCATGGAGTATAAGTCGTCGGAGTGAATATAAAGAGTACAGCTTAAAGTAGCGGAAGTAGCCTTAAACTTTCTCATCATACTTTATGTTTGTTCCAAGAATATAGCCGCTGATCTGTCCACTATGACTATTAGCTAAGTCGATTCTTCGCTTCCAAGACGGCTTTCGATAAAGGTAATTCCGTCATTAGTAATGTAGTATTTTTTACCCTCCATAGTTGGAGAGATCCATGCTTTTTTTATCGCTTCCTTAAAATCCCTATGGGGGTTACCAGGCATCTTAAGTCCGGCTATCTTCCACCTTTCAAGTAAATCATTTAGTGTGAATTCCTCAATATTTTCCTTATGTTTCATATAGTAGGCTATTGCCACCATGCGTTCTGGATTAGACTCCACGTCTACTCGCTTCAGAAACTCAACGAGAGTTAGGCGTTGCAAGTCTATACCTCTGCTTGCTGGAATCATGGCTAATGGTGTTTTTGCACGTTGTATTAACTCATCTTTCTTTAATTGCAGTAAAAACTCAAGTATTATTGCGAATGCCTCTTTCCTGTACTCTTCACCTACGTTATTGGCTATCTCCGCAACCTGTCTGGCGATTTTCTTTAACATTTCCTGTGTCTCTTCTTCCATATTATCACTCCTCTGATTCTAAATCTCCGAGGGTGTATTTTTCAGTAACTTTTTCAATTATTTTTTCCACAGCAAAAAGCCCTCGTGCTCTATACAATCCTCTACCGAGACGCTCAACCAAACCTTCATTTACAAGGTCTTTTACTCGAGCCGAAGCGACTTTCTCCTGAAGCCCGGTTATTTGGGATAGTTCATCTAAAGAAACTTCTTGCCGAATGTTTTCGACAAGCTTTCCGGCAACATATCGTGCTGCAAGCGCCAAACCTATTCGATCAATACCTGCTAAGTTCTTGATTTCAAACACTATTGCTCCTTCTTCGGTGACTTTAACAAACTTGACGATTTTTTTGAGAATTTCTTTGAGTCGCTCTTCTTCCTCCTCCTTTGTAATTATAAACTCTCTTTTTAACGCCTCTACGTCGTCACTTTTCAACATGTATCTCATCCGACAGTATATTATGTGAGTCGTGTCGCTAATAAATATTACGTCCAAGGAAATGCTCCCATACAACGTAGTCATTAATTTATTTCAAATACACAGTTAGATCCTATACCTGTAACGCTGGGTATCAGAGAATTTCTCAATTTCTTCTTGGATAGAAAATGACTGTGAAACCGTGAAATCGATACTTTTTTATGCCCATAGCCCTTATTTTCATGATAAGGTGGATACATGGAGGAAATGCTCGACTCAAGTAGAACTAGCCAGTTAACCAATGTCGATGCTCTTCTAATTACCATATACTATCTCACACATAAGAAGCATAAATTAAGCACGAATTATAAACACGCGAAGCAATTCTATGTTCACCGTCTAGGTAGGAAAGAAAGTAGTTTTAGCAAAGCTGTTTTCATAGCTAAAAAGAAGTCTTTAATTGATAAGAGGGATAAGCAGTTAAGGTTAACGGCAAAGGGTATGGAAAAAGTGAAGGAGTTGTTACGAGATGTAGATAGTTCTGGGCATATTATAATGAAGGCTGGAGAGCCCTTTTTCGCTATAAGAATTCTCGAAGAGTTGCTCCAAAAGAACGTTGAGGCGGATGAAGTACTCCTCTGTGATCCTTATATTTCCCAGTCTACACTGTTTCCTTTACTTTCGTTAAAGGGTAAAGTTAGTAGAATACGGATACTGACTTGCAATATTCAAGATGCTGAGGTATTCAAAGAATATGCTATGAAGCTGCAGCATGAAGCAAAGTTAAAAGTGGAGGTTAGAAAGATATGTGGGAAAATTCACGACAGATACATCATCGCAGGTAAAAAGTGCTGGCACATTGGAACAAGCATCAAGGATTTGGGCAAGAAAGATACATTAATCAAGGATGTAAGTGAGGTCTGCCGGCTTATTCGAGAGCTTTTCGAGGAACGCTGGAAGGAAGCCGACCCATTTCTATAACAACTAAGTTTACTCTGCTGTAAACATTTTCAGCAGCTCCTCAACTCTTAATGTTAGTTTTCCAGTTTTCATTAAATTATTATTAAGACTTCACAGAAGTTCGTTAAAAAGCTTTTGCCTCTGTGACGAAATCCTTAAGCATCTGAAACAGTTTTCTGCATACATCAAGCACATTTTCCTTCGGAATCTCTTTAAAGAACCAATCCACCTCAGGAGGTCTATTTTCCACAACTGGTGTTGTTGGCGGGGAGGGCTCCTCTTCGCGGACGAGGTTTCCGCTCTCGTCGTATACTTTAATGGACACTGAGTCCGTAAGGTGGATAGTTTCCGTTAGTGTGATTTGTATGGAATCGGGAGTGACTACTCTCCTATGTACAGAGATATTTCTTTTGCGGAAGAGGACAGAGCCGTACCTGTCTTTCCTCATCGAGCCTACCCGTTTATTCCACCACTCAATGAAGCAGAGAGCATCCTTCTTGTTTAACTCCTGCGCCCTCCTCTCAAAGACCTGAGGAGTTAGCTCTTCATCTAAGCTAATCCCTAGGCCGTACTTCTTGTTGAAGTCCTCGAGGAGAACATCAGGTATGCTTCGCAGTGTGATGAGAAAGCAATTTAACTCATAGATAAAGCGTTCTTGGTCGATTGCATACATCTGCTCCATGTTCCTAAGATGATAAAGTGCTTCTTTGAGCCTCTTTTCGGCATCCATTTCTAAATACTGCATGATTAATAATTTTACTTTTTTTCTTAAAAAACTTTCAGGAATCATGAGTTCTCCACTTTGCTTCGGTCCTTTCAGGAGTTGAGTAGAAGGCTCGATACAACTTGCTCTTCAGGGTTTTCACAAATATTTGCGTAACCAAATTAGTACAGAGGCCGATTGCTTTGAGAAGGTCACGTGGCCCGGAGACCAGGATATTTCCCCTCCGCGCGTTCCCCCCAACTTGGACCAATTGAGCATGAAACATGTCCTTAAAACGCCTGAATTGGTAAGCAATCTTCCCTGTGAAACCCTTAGCCGCGCACAACTGATTTATGCACAAGTACTGGTTTCAGAGCCGTGGAGGGTTTGAAGGATCTGGAGGAACTGGCAAGGCTCGCCGGGGATCCCGGGTTGTTTGAAAGGCTGGAGGTCTACGGGGGCAAGCTGAGGGAGCTGTTGTCCTCACCAAAGCTGGCTTTCAGCCCGGGGGCTCCCGTGCCTAGCAAGCCGGGTGTTTACGTTGTGTGGCGTGGCCGCGAGGTGATCTACGTCGGCTCCTCGAGCGACCTTAAGCGCAGGCTCCTCGGGGATCACCTGCAGGCAACGTGAAAGGTAGCTGGCTCAGGAGAGCCCTGTCGTGGGATCTGGGGTTCGCCGACCCAGCCGACAGGAAGGCTAGGCTAAGCCGCGAGCAGGAGGAAAAGATTAGCAGGCACTTGAGGGAGCAGTGCGCCTTCCAGTTCATCGTGGAGGAGGACGAGCGTAGGCGCGCGGAGGCTCTCGGAGGAGCACGGCGGCAGGACGCTGGCCAAGCTGGTCGACGAGTACAACTGGTGGAAGATTCGCAGATCCGTGGTGCTAGGCTCGGACTGGCGGGAGACAAGCCCTTAAGAGTGAAGGACGGGGCCGTCTTCCGGCCGGAGTCTCCAGCGCCTGAATCTCCCTGATAACGAAAATGAGGTAAAACATGTTAAGCTGAGGCGGGTGCGGGGGAGGGTGACTTTCCCGGTCTGCGAGGCACATCGTTCGCTGTCGGGCCCTTCGTCTGGACCGGTGCACAACCTGCGTTGACGATAACCGCAAATAATATAGATAATAGTCTAGGCTACATGTATGCTGGCTGAGGATAGCGAGTTTGGCCGCTGTGTGGGGGGCTGTGAGGGGCATATCCTTTACCGGGAACTCATTCACCTCCCTGAAGGGGGACCTTGACTCATCGTAGACAAATAGTTATCGCTTGCTTACAACATTCCCCGAAACGGAAATTCGGGAAAAATAATTGTTCGGTTTCTATCAAATCTCTGGCCGTGCGAAATAATTACTCCTGGGCTACGCGTTTCAAAGCGAGAAAAGAAGACAGAAAAGTTTGTTTTTCTGTTCTTTTAGCCCAAGGGAGTGCCTTTGACCGACAACAGGTGTTCTACCTACACATTGATGCTCTTAGACACTGTCCCGACTTGCTGTTCGGTTAACCCTAAGTCCCGCATTATCAGGTTAGTTATGTGCTCGAGCAGGGGGAACTCGTCTATTATCGCTACTCTCTCGATTTCAACGTAACTCACAAGGACTTTAATTTCACTGCCTTCAAGCGACTTGGATTTTGTCTCCACGATTTTGAAGACGACTTCGAGGGAGTCACCTGGCCTCAGGGGAGCAAAAGTCTCTAAGCCATCACGCGTTCTGGCTTCAGGGGCCCAGATATAGGGCTCTTCCTTCAAGACCATATCGTTGATAATGTTGTTAGCGATCTTCATGGAGACGGCATACTTGAAAGCCTCTGAGCCGTACTTAATGTAACTCTCGATACTTTCAGCGAGATCTTGTAGATCTGAAACGGGCCCCATCCCGAACGCGAGCTTGCCCAACTCCCTGTAGAGCCTCATGACCTCACCCCCTACGTCGGGGGCTTTGGTGATCCGGGCTTCCTCTATTCGCATCGCGTTCGGCTTGCTGGCGCTTACGAGCACTGCGGTGGGGATGACCGTTGTCGCAGAACCGGTGTTCTGAATCTCTAGCGTTAGGTAGTAAACCCTCGGCCAACCGAAGAGGCTTCTCAGCCAGTTCCACAAGTCGCCTGTGATCTTGATGTTCTTTATCGCTAGGTTTCTCGCGGCCTCGTAGGCGCCCTCGGGGCTGATGCTTGTTACCTTAAGTTTGCAACTCAGCAACGTATATTCTTTAACGCCTATACCTACAGCGACCTCACTGGATCCTGAGGACAACGCATCGGCGAGGTTGAGCGTGAACTCAAAGTCTTCGCAGAATGTTTGATAGGCATTAGCCGATACCTTGACCCTTATCTTCCCGCTCGCTATCGCTCTGTTAAGCGCTGTAATAAGCTTTGAGGCTAAGGAGGGATTGCCGAGAACGGGATGCTCCCACTCAACCCACTCATTCGCGACATCGCTTATGTAAATATATTGAAGACGGTCGTCTAATTTACCACTAAACACTGAGACATCGTTGGCACTAAGACCCATGATCCCTCCGGAGCCCTCTGTCCACTTAACCAGTATGCTTATGGGTCTGGCTCTAAAGCTGACGGTAGCTACGCCAGACGCGTCTCCGCTCACTGCGTAAACGGAGAGAATGTAGCTGCCGCTCCCACTTAGCTCAAAGGCTGAATACGTGTAGCCATCGTAGTTGGTTTTACTGGAGCTTCTGCCAATTATGGTTCCATCCTTTGATAGCTCAAACTGCACACGCACTCCCCCCGCAGGTTGTCCGTTGGCGTCGAGAACTCTGGTGACAACTAAAATGGACTGCAGGTAAATGGTGTCGTCCGCCTTCGGGGAGAGGATCTGAACCGAGAGCTTGCTTGAGGGAGACGGAGGTGCCGGGCTTTGCTTCTTTCTAACGGTCAGCTCTACGCTTACGGGGTTTGACCACGCCCCGCTGTCGTCCTTAACCCTAAAGTAGATGGTGTGTGTGCCTGCGGACAGCTTTGAGGTCTCAAAGGAGCACGCGCTGCTGAGGAAGCCGTCCAGGCTTGACCGCCACTCGCACTCTACGACCTGGCCGTCCGGGTCATAGCCGTGTCCCCTGAATCTCACAACATCCCCCTCGGTCGCAGGGTTTGGCGAGACGGAGTCTATGTACGCTACGGGGGGTTTGTTTGCCGGGCTTTGAACTTCCACCTGGTTTGTGATCCCGTTGAACTGATCATACACTGTCCCGTGGGCGCTGGGGTCCGATGGGTAGTAGAGGCTTAGCACTACGTAGGGAGTATAACGGCCTGGGCTTTTAGGTGCCTTGAGCGTAACCTTGACTGTCTTCGTTTCACCAGGTGAGAGAGAGAAAACCGAGGAGTTTTGCATCACGTCAAAGGGCTGTGAGAGGTCTTTGTCGAGGATGGCCGTGATGTAGAGGTCTCTGGTCCTCACGTCGAGGTTCCTCACGGTTACTTCAAACGACATAGTTGAGTCGGGTTGTACTGAAGTGGGGTACACGACGCTCACGATGTATGGTCTCATTCGGTAAAAGTCCAAAATAGCTGTCGAGTTACTCGCTGTTAACTTGAACTCATACCACCCCCAGTACTCTCGGAGTCTAAGCCCCGATGACGGTCTGTGGACGACCTCGATGAGGTACTGAGAGTTGAGCTCAATGTTGGAAAGTGAGACGGGAACATACTCAACGCCTCCTGAGTAGTCGAGAACTCTACTCTCGACGAAAGCCCACCGACTCCCGGTGGACTTGTAAAGCGTAATCTCTAGGCTTCCACCGCTGGGCATCCTCAGGCCCGGTGCGTTGTGAATCCTGACGATCAAAGACCTAGTGGGGTTGACAACGTCAAAGTACGTGTATGCGCACGTTTTGCACTGCTCCTCCTGAAGAGGGTGCATCAAACAGAGCCAGAGCTCAGCTCTGTATCGTCCAGGAGTAGGCCCAGCTTGTAGCGAATACGTGTTTACTCCCACCCTTGTGTTGATTGTCTGTATTTCCCTTCCGTCTGGTCCGAACACCTTTATGAAATACAGTAAAGGTGCCGAATACAAGGGGGTTGGGTTGATCTTAATCTGGATGTTTTCCCCGAGTAGGTACGTGCTCTTATCCGTAGCAATGGACTCCTGACCACCGCAGGCTATTGAGGGGGACGGTGGTTGTGGCGCTTGTTGCACTATCACTTTGGCGTGAGCAGGGGGCTGGGGTTGCCTTGTGACTCCCTGGAGCGCGTACCGTATTCCGTAATGCTGGTTCACGCAGATGTAGATGTAGTACGTCCCTGGCTCTTGGGGGGCCTTCACCTTGACAAACGTAGCAATAGTTGTACCTCCGTAGGTGGGAATCCCATCGAACAACTTAACGTAGTAGCCCTCTGGGGGCGGCCAGCTTGGGGCCCAGGAGTAGACGAGGAAGACCTGCCAGATAATTCCAGGCGGGAGGTAGCTGAACTGTCTGATATCTAGCTTTATACTCAGCTCGAACTCCTGACCAGGGTTCACGTTGACCGTCTGCGGGCTGACCTGCCAGACAACGGGCGAGTAACCCTCCTCGTCTATCGATGTGAAGAGATCGTAGCAACTCCACTTCGCCGGGGCACCGGTATTCCCGACAGGTGTAGCAATGAGGTCGCCTTGAATAGCATAAACCGGGGCCATCACCCGCACAACGCCTCCTGAGCCCCTCTGAGCCTCCTCTAGGTACAGCTTGTATGTCCCGCTACGCGGCGAGGGCAAAGTCCACTTGTAGTTACCATCCCACACTGCAGATGGTGAGAGCCTCTTGCCGTCGGGACTAACTAGTGTAGCGGAAACAGCCTGCGCTGTCTCTCTCTCAACTATAACGTCAACGTAGGAGCCGGACGGGAGACTCGGTATGCTTATTTCAACGACAAACTCTCTCAGCCCGTCGCCATCAGAGTCAGATCCTCTGGTTAAATCGACTTTAACATAGTCGTGAATTGTGATTTGAGCAGAAGGGACTACCGGCTGTTGTTGCGTGACGACAATGCTGACGAGGAGCAAGATGGATAGGAAAAGTAAAATAATGATTCTGTATGCAGAGTAAAATCTCTGCATACGTGTTAAAAATTTTACACTAAAATTTATTCCTTTCTCCTAATAATCATTCGCAAACTGACACGGCTTACCAGTAATTTTAAATTTAATTAGATTTTAAAACTCGGAATAGACGTTAAGCCACCATCTATACTTACTACCTTTCATACTGGTTGTCTCGAAACATCTCGACGTCAGTAGCCTAAAAACGGTGGAGGCTAGGGTCACTACGATCGCGACGAGGCTCACCCTGACTAAGGGGTGAGAGGCCCACCGTCTCTCCCGTATTATGCCAATCTTTAATCCACTTCAACATCAGCTCTCTGGCACCAGTAGTAACTGTATCCCGCGTAGCGCGGCTTCTTAGCTTCGACCTCTGGCGACAGATGAGAGAAGCGGAAAGCAAAGGGTACAGAAGCGTGCCTCCGGCAAGCACTGCGCTCAAATCCGCGTAGATTTATGGGAAAAACGCCCCCGAGTGGCCCGACTCGCGGCTTCTCTTTCAATAAAGGAATGGAGGAGGAAATGCGTTAAAAGAGTGATATGTGGAATAGCAGTGCAAAAAACCAGAATACCATGAAGCCTATGAATAGCCACTCTAGTGCCTTTGCTACCGCGATTATTATTCTCTCCTGCCTGGGAGTGAGCTTTCTAGGCTTAACAGTTATTTTCACGAAGTCAGGAGTCCTGGACGCTACCCTCTCCCGGTGGTAGATGAAGCCGTATTCGGGGTGGTTGGAGAACGGTTTATAGATCAGCACAGGAGTGATGCCGGTATCACCTCTCGTCGGCGGTGTACCTAGACCCCCAGAGCGGTGAGCGGGTTTTCTCCTAGGTCTTCTCTTTACTGCAGGCTTGGCTTCTCGTATCGCGTAGCTCTCATGTTTTTCCTCTTTTCCCTCACTCTCGCTATGCTCTTTCTGCACTACTATCACAACTATAGAAATAGATAGATACATGGGATTAACGCGTTGCGCGGCTGAGCGCGGCGCGCAGAAAGCCACACGGTTGTGGCTTAGCGCTCGCACCCAAGGGACCTAACCCGGCAACGCTTCTAGCGAGACCTAAGCTGCGATTTCACTTTTCAGGAATTACCGGCAGTCCCGAGTCTCAGGCGTCCCCCCAGTCGTGCTTACTGAGCAGAAACGAGTGTGGGCATGGGGGTTTCCCTGTCTTCGAGACGCCTCGCTTGCCATTGGACCTTCGTCTGGACCTGTGCTCAACCAGCTTTGACGATAACTGGTCATAAATTTCATAAGATATCATTTTAGGCTTCATGTATGCTGGCTGAGGATGGAGAGCCTGACCGCTGTGTGGATGGCTGAGGGGGCTCATCCTTCGCTTGCTTAGAAGAGTGGTGGTCGTTAAAAACGAGAACATGCGAGGTGAACTTTATTAAGTTTTGCCAAGTATGCTTACTGTGAGCTGAAGTGTTTTCGAATTCTGCGCTGAAGGTAGAGTTAAAAGTAGAGTCTATAGAAGTGATCAGCCTAATGAGCAAATGGATGCTTGATCCCCTCTTGCCAGAGCTTCTCAACGAACTGGGAAAGCGCGGTTATATCACAGCAAGAGTAAAGCCTGTTAGCACAGGCGGTTATAACATTCTCTCCATTGAGCCAAATGTCGTGGCGATAAAGGGCTCTACCTCTGTACTCTATGATCTTGTTAAACGCTCCCTCAGCGTTGAGAGCTCAGATCCTGGTGTACTTGTAAAAGTGTTTGACGAGGTCGAGGAGATTCTCAAGAGTTTAGGTAATGACCCAGCTAAAGGCGTTCTCTTCTATGAATTGACTGCTAAAGCCAAGCTGAGCGGTAGCAGGTTTACATTTGGAAAACCTGTGAAAATGGGGGATAGTATGGGTGTGGAGCTCCTGGTCGTGCCTACAACATTTGTTCTGGCTAATGGTGACCCTAACTCTACTCAATGGCTTCATCTTGATGTGAAACCCATCTGGTCAAGCTGGTCAAGCGGGAAAGTCTACTACGAACTAATTTTCATCTGCAGAGACACTAGGGAAAAACTGCTAGGCATCGTAAGCAATTTTAATAAGATCTTAAACGATATTATAGTGGCAATAAACGAAGCTCTTAGGCTCGCTTCGTAGTAAGGTGATGACGATGTCGAGCCCGCCCAGCTACCTTCTCTTAGAAAGCCGTAGCAGGAAAGGCTCTCCCGTGGCAACGTTGCTCGATCCCGCTAGCAGTTCAGCGGCAAAAAGTCCTCAGCTACCCATGCTCGTCACAGGCATCGACCACACCTCCGTAATAATGGCCCTCGCCTCATCAGAGCTATATGCATCACCTAGCATGGAGGAGTCCTTAAGGGAAGCGATAAGTGACGTCCTACAAAAGCTAGGTGCCCCCTTACTGCACGTGGAAATACGGGATAGTGAGGAGTTGGGGCTCTATGCAATGGTTATTCTTGATTGTAACGCTAGAGAAGCAATGCAGTATTGGTTGAAGATTGCGGAACAGGTGAAGATGTTAGGGATACCGGTATTTGTTACCTGGACGGGGTACAACGACCTTAAGCCAGAGGAGCACGGAGCCTATGTGGGCAAGGCGCTCGCGCTAATGGGCGTCTTTCTGAAGACCCGAGAGCCCATTGATGTAGTGGCAGCCCTAAAGGAAGCATGGGGTTCTTAGCTTGCTAGCTTATTTCGCGTGGTTGTAAAATGTACTACGTGGATACCAACGTGCTTCTTTCCTACGTATTTGAGTCAGATCCTTACCACAGACGCTCGAAAGAGATCCTGGAAAGCTTAACTAGTGAGGGAAAGAAGCTGTGCGCCTCCTCCCTTGTGCTTACCGAAGCATGCGACGTCCTTTGCAGGAAAATTTCCCGAGAGAAAGGTTGGAAGCTCGTGGCGTTGCCCTCTCAGGACATTAGCGGATATGCGAGTCCTGAAGATAAGTGCAGGTTTCTGTCAAGCTTGGTCATTTACTTCATTAAAAATCGTCTCAATGTCCAATTCTTAGACTCAGAGGAATTTTATAGCTTCGAACAAATTTTCGAGGATCTAAGTATACCGAGGCTGTTCAAGGAATCGATAGAACTCTCGTTTAAGCTTCCTATCAGGGTCAAGGATCTTTTGCACCTAGCATATGCGCTTATCCTATCGAAGAACTGCGGTGTAAGGTATTTCCTAACTCTCGACGCGGAGAATTTCAACGAGGAAGTGAGGAATGTGGCTCAAAAGCTCTTAGGAATAACGGTTATGGTTATCAAGGAGGAATGATAATGCCTGCGAGCCTGCCTCACGGTCCCCGCGACGATCCGTTGGGAGGGGGGCGTACACGTCTTCGCAATTAAAAGCTTTGAGCCGCGGAAGCCCTATATCCCGGTTCCGCGCCTCTGGGGTGGGGTGCGGCGTGCCTCGCTCGAAGGCGCTTAGGCTCGTCGCGGTTGCGCTGGCTCTCCTGCTCGCCGCCCTAGCCGGGCTATACGTCCTGGGGTTGTTCGCCTTGACGGGCCTGAGGCTCGGGGGCGTGGAGGTGCTGAAGCCCTGCGAGGTGGAGGTCAGTGACGTCAGGGTCGTGTCGGTCGGGCTCAGGAGTGCCAAGCTAGAGGTGGTGCTCACCGTCAGGAACCCGAATCCCGTCGCCGCGAGGTCGACGTCGATCGCTTACGACGTCTACGTGGAGGGCGCGTACGCGGCTAGCGGCTCAGCGCCGGCGCTCGAGGTGCCGCCCGGGGACTACGCGAGCGTTTCGAGCCAAGTGGAGGTGGAGTACGCCAGGGCCGCCCAGGCCGCGCAGGCTATAATCGAGGCGAAGCTGAGGGGAGGCAGGGTGCACATGGAGGTAAGGGGCAACGCCGTCCTCGAGACGCCGCTAGGCCGCCTGAGCCTCCCGTTCTCCAAGGTGTTGCAGGCAGACCCCTAGCTAGCCATCCTCAGCTTGTCCGAGGAGAATTCTACCTCAGCTCTCTACGCGCAGGCTGAAAGCTCCGAGCGCCTCAGAAACATAGCGTGTAGGCGCCAGCGCCTCCTGCACATGCGGGGTACAGTGAGGGGTAAGGCCCCGAGACTGCGCCTCAAACGCACACGCGGGCTCAGCTACGGCCGCTCTCCGCACCCGTCGGTATCGGGATTGCTCATCACCGCATGCGTTAAACCTGCTCGAGGGGAAAAGTGTTTCGCTTGGTGTGCTAGGCGCTCTTCCTGGCGAGCCTGAACTTCCCGACGCCGTAGAAGCCCGCGCCCCAGTTGTGTAGCGGTATGTCGACCTCGCCGATGCGCCAGCCGGTCTTCTCGCTGAAGAGCCTCTCGTCTGCCCTGGCGGCGAGCACCTCGCCTACGAAGAACTTCACGTCCCTCGCCTCGACCTCGTCCACCACCCTGCACTCCAGGACGCCGACCGCGTCCCTGGCGACGGGGGCTGAGACCTTCTCGCCCTTCACCGCGCCTATCGCGGAGGCCTTGTCGAGCTCCCTCCCGCTCGTGGTCCCGGCGAGGTACAGCTTGTCGAGGAGGCTCATCGGGAGGACGTTCACCGTGAACTCCCTGTACCTCTCGATCAGCTCGAACGTGTAGCTCTCCACGCCCACGGCCACGCCGACCAGCGGGGGCTCCTCGGCTATGGGCGTCACCCAGCTCGCGGCCATGAAGTTCACCGCCTCCCCCCAGCGCCCGCTCCCGATCAGGTACGCGGGCCTCGGGTGCAGCAGGAGGTAGAACCTGCCGACGTCCATAAGCCCTAACCCGAGGATGTGGTAAATAAACCCCTCTCCGGTGAATACCCGTGAGGCTTCGACAGCGCCGGCTCTCTTGGGAGCGTGTGTCCTTGAGGAGGGGTTCCTGACTTTTCAGGGCCTTAAGCCT from Infirmifilum sp. NZ encodes:
- a CDS encoding type II toxin-antitoxin system VapC family toxin, which codes for MYYVDTNVLLSYVFESDPYHRRSKEILESLTSEGKKLCASSLVLTEACDVLCRKISREKGWKLVALPSQDISGYASPEDKCRFLSSLVIYFIKNRLNVQFLDSEEFYSFEQIFEDLSIPRLFKESIELSFKLPIRVKDLLHLAYALILSKNCGVRYFLTLDAENFNEEVRNVAQKLLGITVMVIKEE
- a CDS encoding DUF1156 domain-containing protein translates to MSQRRRFIETEGFPVREVNEFSAKEKAGGARPPFWEMVFWCTRKPLIGARAVVAASLLPEGTGLRVFKRLIGLENRHATPHRNNP
- a CDS encoding flavin reductase family protein; translated protein: MDVGRFYLLLHPRPAYLIGSGRWGEAVNFMAASWVTPIAEEPPLVGVAVGVESYTFELIERYREFTVNVLPMSLLDKLYLAGTTSGRELDKASAIGAVKGEKVSAPVARDAVGVLECRVVDEVEARDVKFFVGEVLAARADERLFSEKTGWRIGEVDIPLHNWGAGFYGVGKFRLARKSA
- a CDS encoding LEA type 2 family protein, with the translated sequence MPRSKALRLVAVALALLLAALAGLYVLGLFALTGLRLGGVEVLKPCEVEVSDVRVVSVGLRSAKLEVVLTVRNPNPVAARSTSIAYDVYVEGAYAASGSAPALEVPPGDYASVSSQVEVEYARAAQAAQAIIEAKLRGGRVHMEVRGNAVLETPLGRLSLPFSKVLQADP